The genomic segment CGGTTCGAGTTTATCGTATTTTGCTTCAATGTCTCGTCCTTCATCTGCTCCTCCTTTTTTGATATTTAGTCCATAAAAGTCCATGTCCTCAAGAAGGTGCTCGCATAAATCCCCAAATGTGTCAGAGTCAAGTTGATTGAGAATTTTTTTCCACTCCAGAAAGCTCTTTTGTTTTGCCATATCATCTCAATCTTTAGTTATAGTACGGTTGATATTGCGATATCATTTTTGCTTTAACTCTTTTGGCCTCTGCTTTTCCAGATAATTGGTAGCACATGAAGTAATGAACGTTTGGGATTTTACCTGTCCTTAAGTATTCTATTAGTCTGGTTTTAAGGTTTGTTGAGCTACCGATATAGGTTACACTCTTTGCACGATTCATCAATAGATATACTCCAGATACGTTGGTAACTTGGTCTATGTTTTCTTTCGTAAAGCGTTTAGTGTACCATTTTCGTCTTATTCCCATTTTTTTCAATTTTTATTTTGCATTACACACAACTTTCAAATAAAAGGAAATCTTATAAACACATTATTAAAATAATTTAATTCTTTCAGAACTACCTGATTTTACTTTAAACGATTTATCAACAGTATATATAGTTTCCTTTGCGTTTTTTGCCCTGTAAATTATCCTGTAATTCCCCGGTTGAATAACTAAATTATGTTGCATTAAATTTTCATCTAAATTATAAAACCATTTTAATTTATTTCCTTCAATAACATATAAACTTGCAAATCCCGGAGCAGCCATATAAAAAGTTACAATTCCGGGTGAAGGAATTTCTATTTTTGTAGTATGACTTTGTTTTATTCCAACATCTTTTATTACGATTCTCGGAAGTGTTAATACTTCAATATCGTATTTTCCTATTATATATTTTTGTTTTTTATCAACTTGCTGAACATTTATTATTTTATGCTCTCCTGCTTTTTTAATTAGATAATTCAGATTTCTATATTGATTACTTGATGGTCTTTTTACTATCAAATCTCCCTGTGGTGC from the Bacteroidales bacterium genome contains:
- a CDS encoding GIY-YIG nuclease family protein, translating into MGIRRKWYTKRFTKENIDQVTNVSGVYLLMNRAKSVTYIGSSTNLKTRLIEYLRTGKIPNVHYFMCYQLSGKAEAKRVKAKMISQYQPYYN